Proteins co-encoded in one Papaver somniferum cultivar HN1 chromosome 5, ASM357369v1, whole genome shotgun sequence genomic window:
- the LOC113284431 gene encoding uncharacterized protein LOC113284431 isoform X1 gives MASGTFHGSKLLPSTSKSELANLVPNWEDVICPICLDFPHNGVLLQCTSYGNGCRPFMCDTGHTHSNCLDRFKSAFGIAVVEKDPPTSDATSVETAQPMELKDKERPACPLCRGEVTGWVVLDEVRLHLNKMKRCCDQDNCTFIGNYPELQKHAKVEHPHASPSKIDPARQLDWENFQQSSEIIDVLSTIHSEVPHGVVLGDYVIEYGDDDNRDEYEDFPGDDGNWWTSCILYQVFDNLRASRNRRRARVSETRRGRRRSSYEASTSDDGSVTSVEIGEYRADETDDEYMGRVTDTSRGNASHRRSVKHVFWKLPHVLKFFEFKR, from the coding sequence TTGCTAACTTGGTTCCGAACTGGGAAGATGTGATTTGCCCAATATGTTTGGATTTCCCACACAATGGAGTCCTCCTCCAATGCACCTCTTATGGGAATGGATGTCGACCATTCATGTGTGATACTGGCCATACTCATTCAAACTGTCTCGATCGCTTTAAAAGTGCATTTGGTATTGCAGTGGTGGAAAAAGATCCACCAACATCAGATGCAACATCAGTTGAAACAGCACAGCCAATGGAATTGAAAGATAAAGAACGCCCCGCTTGCCCCCTGTGTAGAGGGGAAGTAACAGGATGGGTAGTGCTTGATGAAGTTcgtcttcatttgaacaaaatgaAAAGATGCTGCGATCAGGATAACTGTACATTTATTGGCAACTACCCCGAGCTTCAGAAGCATGCCAAGGTCGAACATCCTCATGCTAGTCCATCCAAGATAGACCCTGCTCGGCAACTTGATTGGGAGAACTTTCAGCAGTCGTCTGAGATTATTGATGTTCTGAGTACCATCCATTCAGAGGTACCACATGGGGTAGTTCTTGGGGACTATGTTATCGAGTATGGTGATGATGATAACCGAGATGAGTATGAGGACTTCCCTGGGGATGATGGGAACTGGTGGACCTCATGTATATTGTATCAGGTATTTGATAATTTAAGGGCATCAAGAAATCGAAGAAGGGCAAGAGTCAGTGAAACAAGGAGAGGACGTCGACGTTCTAGCTATGAAGCTTCGACTTCTGATGATGGATCTGTGACATCTGTTGAAATCGGGGAGTATAGAGCtgatgagactgatgacgagTACATGGGTAGAGTAACTGACACCAGTAGGGGCAATGCTAGTCACCGCAGGTCAGTGAAGCATGTTTTTTGGAAGCTTCCCCATGTTTTGAAATTTTTCGAGTTCAAGCGTTAG
- the LOC113284431 gene encoding uncharacterized protein LOC113284431 isoform X2 yields MASGTFHGSKLLPSTSKSELANLVPNWEDVICPICLDFPHNGVLLQCTSYGNGCRPFMCDTGHTHSNCLDRFKSAFGIAVVEKDPPTSDATSVETAQPMELKDKERPACPLCRGEVTGWVVLDEVRLHLNKMKRCCDQDNCTFIGNYPELQKHAKVEHPHASPSKIDPARQLDWENFQQSSEIIDVLSTIHSEVPHGVVLGDYVIEYGDDDNRDEYEDFPGDDGNWWTSCILYQVFDNLRASRNRRRARVSETRRGRRRSSYEASTSDDGSVTSVEIGEYRADETDDEYMGRVTDTSRGNASHRRFQRRRSRFYDN; encoded by the exons TTGCTAACTTGGTTCCGAACTGGGAAGATGTGATTTGCCCAATATGTTTGGATTTCCCACACAATGGAGTCCTCCTCCAATGCACCTCTTATGGGAATGGATGTCGACCATTCATGTGTGATACTGGCCATACTCATTCAAACTGTCTCGATCGCTTTAAAAGTGCATTTGGTATTGCAGTGGTGGAAAAAGATCCACCAACATCAGATGCAACATCAGTTGAAACAGCACAGCCAATGGAATTGAAAGATAAAGAACGCCCCGCTTGCCCCCTGTGTAGAGGGGAAGTAACAGGATGGGTAGTGCTTGATGAAGTTcgtcttcatttgaacaaaatgaAAAGATGCTGCGATCAGGATAACTGTACATTTATTGGCAACTACCCCGAGCTTCAGAAGCATGCCAAGGTCGAACATCCTCATGCTAGTCCATCCAAGATAGACCCTGCTCGGCAACTTGATTGGGAGAACTTTCAGCAGTCGTCTGAGATTATTGATGTTCTGAGTACCATCCATTCAGAGGTACCACATGGGGTAGTTCTTGGGGACTATGTTATCGAGTATGGTGATGATGATAACCGAGATGAGTATGAGGACTTCCCTGGGGATGATGGGAACTGGTGGACCTCATGTATATTGTATCAGGTATTTGATAATTTAAGGGCATCAAGAAATCGAAGAAGGGCAAGAGTCAGTGAAACAAGGAGAGGACGTCGACGTTCTAGCTATGAAGCTTCGACTTCTGATGATGGATCTGTGACATCTGTTGAAATCGGGGAGTATAGAGCtgatgagactgatgacgagTACATGGGTAGAGTAACTGACACCAGTAGGGGCAATGCTAGTCACCGCAG GTTTCAAAGGCGCCGTTCCCGTTTCTACGATAACTAG